From Scomber scombrus chromosome 13, fScoSco1.1, whole genome shotgun sequence, a single genomic window includes:
- the LOC133993473 gene encoding solute carrier family 35 member F5-like isoform X2 — MEWVFIMNRMSSQGSSAAQRRRMALGVMILLLVDVIWVASSELTSYIFKRQEYNKPFFSTFTKTSMFVLYLLGFLLWRPWRQQCTGTLKRRHSAFFADAEAYFASCTTDTTVNNCLSEPLYVPVKFQDVPADHSNCLIGDCESSSRKQRVRFSNIMEVRQLPSTQALEAKLSRMSYPAAKDHEAMLRTVGKLTVTDVAKISFFFCFVWFLANLSYQEALSDTQVAIVNILSSTSGLFTLILTAIFPSNSSDRFTLSKLLAVALSMGGVALVSLSSMDNHDENGVTGSLWSLAGAILYAVYIVMIKRRVDREDKLDIPMFFGFVGLFNLLLLWPGFLLLHYTGFEAFELPSQLVWTYILINGLIGTVLSEFLWLWGCFLTSSLIGTLALSLTIPLSIMADICMQKVRFSWLFFAGAVPVFLSFFIAALLCHYNNWDPVLVGLRRVYAFIWRKHRIQRLPEDSEQCESLIPLHTISPNEGSYCS, encoded by the exons ATGGAGTGGGTGTTCATCATGAACCGGATGAGCTCTCAGGGCAGCTCTGCGGCCCAGCGGAGGCGCATGGCCCTCGGTGTGATGATACTGCTGCTGGTGGACGTCATCTGGGTGGCATCCTCGGAGCTCACATCA tACATCTTTAAGCGACAGGAGTACAACAAGCCGTTCTTCAGCACGTTCACTAAGACCTCCATGTTTGTTCTCTACCTGCTGGGTTTCCTGCTGTGGCGGCCGTGGAGGCAGCAGTGCACCGGCACGCTGAAACGCCGCCATTCTGCGTTT TTTGCTGATGCTGAGGCTTACTTTGCCTCCTGCACCACTGACACCACTGTGAACAACTGTTTG AGCGAGCCGCTGTACGTGCCGGTGAAGTTTCAGGACGTTCCCGCCGATCACTCAAACTGTTTAATTGGAGACTGTGAATCTT CTTCCAGAAAGCAGCGTGTGCGTTTCAGTAATATAATGGAGGTGCGTCAGCTGCCCTCCACTCAGGCCCTGGAGGCCAAACTGTCCCGCATGTCCTACCCGGCTGCCAAGGACCACGAGGCCATGCTGCGCACCGTGGGCAAGCTGACGGTCACCGACGTGGCCAAaatcagcttcttcttctgctttgtg TGGTTCCTCGCTAACCTCTCGTATCAGGAAGCTCTGTCCGACACGCAGGTGGCCATCGTCAACATCCTGTCGTCCACATCAG GTCTGTTTACGCTCATCTTGACGGCCATTTTTCCCAGTAACAGCAGCGACCGTTTCACCTTGTCCAAACTGTTAGCTGTAGCGCTGAG TATGGGAGGCGTCGCCCTCGTCAGCCTCTCCAGTATGGACAACCACGATGAGAATGGCGTCACAG GCTCTCTGTGGTCGCTGGCCGGTGCGATCCTGTACGCCGTCTACATCGTGATGATAAAGAGACGAGTGGATCGGGAGGATAAGCTCGACATTCCCATGTTCTTCG GGTTCGTTGGTCTGttcaacctgctgctgctgtggcccGGCTTCCTCCTGCTTCACTATACGGGCTTCGAGGCCTTCGAGCTCCCCAGTCAGTTGGTGTGGACGTACATCCTCATCAACGGCCTCATCGGGACCGTCCTCTCCGAGTTCCTCTGGCTCTG GGGCTGCTTCCTCACTTCGTCTCTCATCGGGACTCTGGCTCTGAGCCTCACCATCCCGCTCTCTATCATGGCCGACATTTGTATGCAGAAG GTTCGTTTCTCGTGGTTATTTTTTGCCGGGGCGGTTCCcgtcttcctctccttcttcatcGCCGCGCTCTTATGTCACTACAACAACTGGGACCCGGTTCTGGTGGGTCTGAGGAGAGTATACGCCTTCATATGGAGGAAACATCGCATTCAGAG aCTGCCAGAAGACAGCGAGCAGTGTGAAAGCCTTATTCCTCTACACACCATCTCCCCGAATGAAGGAAGCTACTGTTCGTGa
- the sympk gene encoding symplekin codes for MDEESEAPRVIDMTTSEKVVDLLNQAALITTDEKLTVLKQVQELIINKDPSLLDNFLDEMIAFQTDKSIEVRKFVIGFIEEACKRDNELLLRLIANMNMLLKDDSVNVVKKAILTLTQLYRVTLQWLVRSKAVPEMQEACWDMVTQMKEDVLALLDSENDGVRTHAIKFTESLIITLSPRTSDSDVPKKQEGDISLDKVPKDHSYIRYDVLCEEGKTALDKLLKFMVHPAISSINLTTALGSLASIARQRPMFMSKVVQAYETLHANLPPTLAKSQVSSVRKNLKLHLVAVLKHQGSLEFQGQISTLLLDLGMPQSEITRTTPALREQRKRPRHDQYTEGKKVKIEPALIEDDEDKEEPAPLSAPKPPAVPVPQSAIDVTAEFLRPLLNPENVANLVLISMVYLPDIMPASFQATYTPVESAGTDAQIKHLARLMATQMTGAGIGPGLKQSKEKGDDAGKDEGADEDAGGKDLLIKRKVPAMMGQAISVVGGYAKQAPSTEAPTAVKRVPEPIIPTVQTKLAGASGRKKVFRLSDVVQPLSEPQIEKMTSQTIKRILHSEKAIAQSGMSHVRVKLLSRLVTQFEGMMKDDVLEFILDDIRTRSDLAFSLLYQEYNTYLGQLPTGLLDSYDHCLYTLLSGLQEKPEQRDGLFTKLVLEAPLITESALEVIRRYCEDESRVYLGMTTLKELIVKRPSRQFQYLHVLLDLSSHEKEKVRTTALGFLKRMYEKDHLRDYIEKFALNYMQLLVHPNPPSLLFGADKDTEVAAPWTEETVRQCLFLYLSLLPLNHRLVHELASVYTEAIADIKRSVLRAIEQPIRGMGMNSPELLLLVENCPKGAETLVTRCLHILTDKVPPSPELVERVRDLYHKRVPDVRFLIPVINGLEKNEVIQALPKLIKLNPIVVKEVFNRLLGTQHSEGSSSVSPLTPGDLLISLHNIDSTKCDMKSIIKATNLCFGEKNVYTSEVLAVVMQQLMEQSPLPILLMRTVIQSLTMYPRLGGFVMNILSRLIAKQVWKYPKVWEGFVKCCQRTKPQSFSVLLQLPPAQLNSVFERCPEMREPLLLHVHSFTLHQQAHIPASIMAVLEVNKKPEPKPVEPSEEKEIEPVPDSAGPVEAEVSTEAAEESEPAEQQQAAVTTTRDEEESMEQEEADAATHEETVDTAPQVESADGGDTPSPQPEPEEEPMEASEPEPTDHQEPPKDDEAADVSGPETGSSGEDTE; via the exons aTGGATGAGGAAAGTGAAGCTCCAAGAGTCATTGATATGACCACCAGTGAAAAG GTGGTGGATCTGCTGAATCAGGCCGCTCTGATAACCACAGATGAAAAGCTCACAGTGCTAAAACAG GTCCAGGAGCTGATCATCAACAAAGATCCATCTCTTCTCGACAACTTCTTGGAC GAGATGATCGCCTTTCAGACTGACAAATCTATCGAAGTTAGAAAGTTTGTCATCGGCTTCATAGAGGAGGCGTG TAAACGGGACAATGAGCTGCTTCTCAGACTCATCGCCAACATGAACATGCTGCTGAAGGATGACAGTGTGAACGTGGTGAAGAAAGCCATCCTCACTCTCACCCAGCTGTACAGAGTCACACTACAG tGGTTGGTGCGATCCAAAGCCGTGCCAGAGATGCAGGAGGCATGCTGGGATATGGTGACGCAGATGAAAGAAGACGTTTTGGCGTTGCTGGACTCTGAAAACGACGGCGTGCGAACTCACGCCATCAAGTTCACAGAATCGCTGATCATCACTCTGTCGCCGAGGACGTCGGACTCTGACGTTCCTAAAAAACAAGAGGGCGACATCAGCCTGGACAAAGTACCCAAAGATCACTCGTACATCCGCTACG ATGTTCTGTGTGAGGAGGGGAAGACCGCACTGGACAAGCTGCTGAAGTTCATGGTCCATCCGGCTATTTCCAGCATCAACCTCACCACAGCACTGGGATCACTGGCCAGCATCGCCCGTCAGAGACCCATGTTCATGTCCAAGGTGGTGCAGGCGTACGAGACGCTGCATG CGAACCTGCCGCCCACTCTGGCCAAATCTCAGGTGAGCAGCGTGCGGAAGAACCTGAAGCTGCACCTGGTGGCGGTCCTGAAGCACCAAGGCAGTCTGGAGTTTCAGGGTCAGATCAGCACCCTGCTGCTGGACCTCGGGATGCCTCAGAGTGAAATAACGCGCACGACGCCCGCACTGCGTGAACAGCGCAAGAGACCTCGCCATGACCAATACACAGAGGgcaaaaaggttaaaatag AGCCGGCCCTGATTGAAGACGATGAGGACAAAGAGGAGCCGGCCCCTCTCTCGGCCCCTAAACCACCTGCTGTTCCTGTCCCTCAGTCCGCCATCGACGTCACGGCCGAATTCCTGCGTCCGCTACTCAACCCCGAGAACGTCGCTAATCTG GTGCTCATCAGCATGGTGTATCTGCCCGACATCATGCCGGCGTCCTTCCAGGCCACGTACACGCCTGTGGAGTCAGCAGGAACCGACGCGCAGATTAAACATCTGGCTCGGCTGATGGCGACGCAGATGACCGGAGCCGGGATCGGTCCAG GCCTCAAGCAGAGCAAAGAGAAAGGAGACGACGCAGGTAAAGATGAAGGTGCTGACGAAGACGCTGGCGGGAAGGATCTGCTCATCAAGCGTAAAGTCCCAGCGATGATGGGTCAGGCCATCTCTGTGGTCGGAGGTTACGCAAAACAGGCTCCGAGCACAGAAGCTCCCACAGCCGTGAAGAGGGTCCCTGAACCCATCATCCCCACCGTACAGACCAA actGGCAGGAGCGAGCGGGAGAAAAAAGGTGTTTCGGTTGTCAGATGTCGTTCAGCCTTTATCAGAGCCTCAGATTGAGAAGATGACGTCTCAAACGATCAAACGCATCCTGCACTCAGAGAAGGCGATCGCTCAGAGCGGCATGTCCCAC GTCAGAGTGAAGCTGCTCTCCAGACTGGTGACGCAGTTCGAAGGGATGATGAAAGACGACGTGCTGGAGTTTATCCTGGACGACATCAGGACGAGGAGCGACCTGGCGTTTTCTCTCCTCTACCAAGAGTACAACACCTACCTCGGACAGCTGCCCACCGGACTGCTGGACAGCTACGATCACTGTCTGTACACACTGCTGTCAGGACTGCAGGAGAAACCGGAGCAGAGAGACGG ACTTTTCACTAAACTGGTTCTTGAGGCTCCTCTCATAACGGAGTCGGCTCTGGAAGTGATTCGACGATACTGTGAAGACGAG tctCGTGTTTATTTGGGCATGACGACTCTGAAGGAGCTCATCGTCAAACGACCGTCGAGGCAGTTTCAGTATCTTCACGTTCTGCTGGACCTCAGCTCACATGAAAAGGAGAAG gTGCGGACCACGGCTCTGGGTTTCCTGAAGCGTATGTATGAGAAGGACCACCTCAGAGATTACATCGAGAAGTTTGCCCTGAACTACATGCAGCTGCTGGTCCATCCAAACCCTCCGTCTCTGCTGTTCGGGGCCGATAAAGACACAG AGGTGGCGGCGCCGTGGACCGAGGAGACGGTGAGACAGTGTCTGTTCCTCTACTTGTCTCTGCTGCCTCTGAACCACCGGCTGGTCCACGAGCTGGCGTCCGTCTACACAGAAGCCATCGCCGACATCAAACGCAGCGTTCTCCGAGCCATCGAGCAGCCG ATCCGAGGGATGGGGATGAACTctcctgagctgctgctgctggttgaaAACTGTCCTAAAGGAGCAGAGACGCTCGTTACTCGCTGTCTGCACATTCTCACAGATaaag TGCCTCCGTCTCCAGAGCTGGTGGAGAGAGTACGAGACCTTTACCACAAACGAGTTCCCGATGTTCGCTTCCTCATCCCGGTCATCAACGGCCTCGAGAAG AACGAAGTCATCCAGGCTCTGCCGAAGCTGATCAAACTCAACCCGATCGTAGTGAAGGAAGTGTTCAACCGTCTGCTGGGCACTCAGCACA gtgAGGGAAGTTCGTCTGTGTCGCCTCTGACTCCAGGAGATCTGCTGATCTCCTTACACAACATAGACTCAACCAAATGTGACATGAAGTCTATTATTAAAG CGACCAACCTGTGCTTCGGGGAGAAGAACGTGTACACATCAGAGGTTTTGGCGGTGGTGATGCAGCAGCTGATGGAGCAGAGTCCGCTGCCGATTCTGCTCATGCGAACCGTCATCCAGTCGCTCACCATGTACCCGAGACTGGGAGGCTTCGTCATGAACATCCTGTCCCGCCTCATCGCCAAGCAG gTGTGGAAGTATCCGAAGGTGTGGGAAGGCTTCGTGAAGTGCTGCCAGAGGACGAAGCCTCAGTCGTTCAGCGTGCTGTTGCAGCTTCCGCCCGCTCAGCTGAACAGTGTGTTCGAACGCTGCCCAGAGATGAGAGAACCTCTGCTGCTTCACGTCCACTCATTCACACTTCACCAG CAAGCTCACATACCGGCCTCCATCATGGCCGTCCTGGAGGTCAACAAGAAACCAGAACCGAAGCCTGTGGAGCCTTCTGAGGAGAAAGAG ATTGAACCGGTTCCTGATTCAGCCGGTCCAGTTGAAGCCGAGGTTTCCACCGAGGCTGCAGAAGAGTCCGAACCAGCCGAGCAGCAACAAGCGGCGGTCACCACGACGAGAGACGAGGAGGAATCGATGGAGCAAGAAGAAGCTGATGCAGCGACACATGAGGAGACGGTCGACACGGCTCCTCAG GTGGAGTCTGCAGATGGAGGAGACACACCATCACCTCAACCAGAACCGGAGGAGGAGCCGATGGAGGCGTCCGAACCCGAGCCGACAGACCACCAGGAGCCACCGAAAGACGACGAAGCAGCTGACGTCTCCGGGCCCGAGACTGGAAGCAGCGGCGAGGACACAGAATGA
- the LOC133993473 gene encoding solute carrier family 35 member F5-like isoform X1 — MEWVFIMNRMSSQGSSAAQRRRMALGVMILLLVDVIWVASSELTSYIFKRQEYNKPFFSTFTKTSMFVLYLLGFLLWRPWRQQCTGTLKRRHSAFFADAEAYFASCTTDTTVNNCLSEPLYVPVKFQDVPADHSNCLIGDCESSASRKQRVRFSNIMEVRQLPSTQALEAKLSRMSYPAAKDHEAMLRTVGKLTVTDVAKISFFFCFVWFLANLSYQEALSDTQVAIVNILSSTSGLFTLILTAIFPSNSSDRFTLSKLLAVALSMGGVALVSLSSMDNHDENGVTGSLWSLAGAILYAVYIVMIKRRVDREDKLDIPMFFGFVGLFNLLLLWPGFLLLHYTGFEAFELPSQLVWTYILINGLIGTVLSEFLWLWGCFLTSSLIGTLALSLTIPLSIMADICMQKVRFSWLFFAGAVPVFLSFFIAALLCHYNNWDPVLVGLRRVYAFIWRKHRIQRLPEDSEQCESLIPLHTISPNEGSYCS, encoded by the exons ATGGAGTGGGTGTTCATCATGAACCGGATGAGCTCTCAGGGCAGCTCTGCGGCCCAGCGGAGGCGCATGGCCCTCGGTGTGATGATACTGCTGCTGGTGGACGTCATCTGGGTGGCATCCTCGGAGCTCACATCA tACATCTTTAAGCGACAGGAGTACAACAAGCCGTTCTTCAGCACGTTCACTAAGACCTCCATGTTTGTTCTCTACCTGCTGGGTTTCCTGCTGTGGCGGCCGTGGAGGCAGCAGTGCACCGGCACGCTGAAACGCCGCCATTCTGCGTTT TTTGCTGATGCTGAGGCTTACTTTGCCTCCTGCACCACTGACACCACTGTGAACAACTGTTTG AGCGAGCCGCTGTACGTGCCGGTGAAGTTTCAGGACGTTCCCGCCGATCACTCAAACTGTTTAATTGGAGACTGTGAATCTT CAGCTTCCAGAAAGCAGCGTGTGCGTTTCAGTAATATAATGGAGGTGCGTCAGCTGCCCTCCACTCAGGCCCTGGAGGCCAAACTGTCCCGCATGTCCTACCCGGCTGCCAAGGACCACGAGGCCATGCTGCGCACCGTGGGCAAGCTGACGGTCACCGACGTGGCCAAaatcagcttcttcttctgctttgtg TGGTTCCTCGCTAACCTCTCGTATCAGGAAGCTCTGTCCGACACGCAGGTGGCCATCGTCAACATCCTGTCGTCCACATCAG GTCTGTTTACGCTCATCTTGACGGCCATTTTTCCCAGTAACAGCAGCGACCGTTTCACCTTGTCCAAACTGTTAGCTGTAGCGCTGAG TATGGGAGGCGTCGCCCTCGTCAGCCTCTCCAGTATGGACAACCACGATGAGAATGGCGTCACAG GCTCTCTGTGGTCGCTGGCCGGTGCGATCCTGTACGCCGTCTACATCGTGATGATAAAGAGACGAGTGGATCGGGAGGATAAGCTCGACATTCCCATGTTCTTCG GGTTCGTTGGTCTGttcaacctgctgctgctgtggcccGGCTTCCTCCTGCTTCACTATACGGGCTTCGAGGCCTTCGAGCTCCCCAGTCAGTTGGTGTGGACGTACATCCTCATCAACGGCCTCATCGGGACCGTCCTCTCCGAGTTCCTCTGGCTCTG GGGCTGCTTCCTCACTTCGTCTCTCATCGGGACTCTGGCTCTGAGCCTCACCATCCCGCTCTCTATCATGGCCGACATTTGTATGCAGAAG GTTCGTTTCTCGTGGTTATTTTTTGCCGGGGCGGTTCCcgtcttcctctccttcttcatcGCCGCGCTCTTATGTCACTACAACAACTGGGACCCGGTTCTGGTGGGTCTGAGGAGAGTATACGCCTTCATATGGAGGAAACATCGCATTCAGAG aCTGCCAGAAGACAGCGAGCAGTGTGAAAGCCTTATTCCTCTACACACCATCTCCCCGAATGAAGGAAGCTACTGTTCGTGa